Genomic segment of Lepus europaeus isolate LE1 chromosome 6, mLepTim1.pri, whole genome shotgun sequence:
CTGAGGCAGGCGAATGCATGGTAACCGCTAGCAGAGCTCAGGCTTGTCTGCGTTCCTcccttgcccagccctgccctgctttCTTGTATGTATTTTAACCAGAAATGAACACTGGTAAGATGTGGAGAACAAAGGTAAAGGTCAGAAAAATATAGCAAATAAACCAAACAAATAAACTGccttgagaaaatgaaaatattttggaccAAGCTTACCCAAAGCATTACATTTGGATTTAgagttcttctctttcttttctactGGGGATTTTAccttcacttctttctttttaatttctttaactttACTTTTTCTCATAGTGAAGTCTTCATCATTATCGTCACTCTCTCCATAATCAGAATCATCTGCAGAATCTTCACCTACAACACAAGAGCACAGACTTCACCTCAGTTCTAGAAAGTGGGTTTCTGATGCCCCAACTCTACCCACAGCTTTCACACCACATTCCTGGACACCTCTGCTGGCAGCAGAACGCTGCGAAGGCTGACACTGTGGGCACCGGGTCTGAATCCCAGCCCCTATACTTCCACATTGTGTAACCCCAGGCAGATTCCCTAACTGCACtgtacctcagttttctcatctcaaAAAGGGTGATAACTACAAAACCACATACAGGGTTGTTGTGCAGATTAACTCAACCTACATAAAGTATTTAGAATAACAACTAGTGGATggcaaaaaaaattttctaaCTGCTGTTACCATGAGTATGATCATTTTCCCATCAGAAATCATTActttaggagccagcactgtggctcagtgggttaaagctgcggcctgcagtgcaggcatcccatacaggtgccagtttgagacctggctgctccactatcaatccagctccttgttaatgcgcctgggaaagcagaggaagatggctcaagttcttgggcccttgtacccacatgggagacctggaagaagctcctggcctcctccTAATCctcatggccatctggagagtaaacgagtggatggaagatctctctgtgtaactctgcctatcaaataataaataaatctttaaaaaggaaatcattacTTTAGATTTTACCAGTTTAACTTGGtaacttctaaaaaaaaatggtagggTATGACAATAAgtctttcaaaacatttatggtaATATCTGTATACCATAATCCCATAACGTTCAACATTCTAGAATAGAGGTCTAAGAGACTAATCATGCCACAACAATCTTCACTGACAGCCTTTGGGACATACCTCGATCTCCCACAGGCTCTCTTCTGTATAATATGGGATAACATAGGCCAGTGATGTAAAAGTGCTGCAGCTGCTCTGGAAAAAGCTTTGTCCACCCTGAGAGTTAAGCAATGATCTATTTTGGGAAGGTTAAGATCAGAAAACCATGTCCAGTAGATAATGAACTCTTGAAAGTAAgtgtaggccggcaccgtggctcaacaggctaatcctccgcctagtggcgccagcacactgggttctagtcccactcggggcaccggattctgtcccggttgcccctcttccaggccagctctctgctatggcccaggagtgcagtggaggatggcccaggtgcttgggccctgcaccccatgggagaccaggagaagcacctggctcccgccttcggatcagcgcggtgcgctggccgcagcggccattggagggtgagccagcagcaaaggaagacctttctctctgtctctctctctctcactgtccactctgcctatcaaaaataaaaaataggccggcaccgtggcttaacaggctaatcctccgccttgcggcaccggcacaccgggttctagtcccagtcggggcgccggattctatccctgttgcccctcttccaggccagctctctgctatggcccgggaaggcagtggaggatggccaaagtccttgggccctgcacccacatgggagaccaggagaagcacctggctcctggcttcggatcagcgagatgcgccggccgcagcagccattggagggtgagccaacggcaaaaaggaagacctttctctctgtctctctctctctcactatccactctccctgtcaaaaaaaaaaaaaaaaagaaagtaagtgtAAAGTGTTAGTCTTATAtttatacaaactttttttttcatttaaaactttGTATACATGCTTATTGCAGAAAATGCTCAGTAAAATGAAAAGTAACAAAgcatacttcagaaagctcatgggaaacagaaatttattttggtgcaaaaaattttttaaatcagtacATACATGGaatattcagaaaattcatggaaaatgcctattatgaaaaagctatgcatagacttcaaatttttcaccaaaataatcttatcttttaattacattttccatgaacatgttgaagtaccttcatacttattataaaaaaaatgcaggtctgtgttgtggcacactgggttaagctactgcctgtaacactggcatcctatatttgTACCACTTCaagatccagctgttccactttgaatctagctccctgctaatatgactggaaaagtagtggaaaatggcccaaatatttggaaccCTGCCATCTACTTGTGAGACTGGGACTagatttcaggctcctggcattagcctgggccagctccggctgttgcaggtatttggggaatgaaccagcagatagatctctttcttgctctgtctcttcctctctctctaaccctgccattcaaatagataataaaatctgaaagcaagcaagcaagagagagagggagggagggaaggagggaggggaaatgTAGGccatatttttttagaaagtattaaaaaagaaaattcagggtcagcactgtgacatagtaggttaagcctccacctgtagtgctggcatcccttataggtgccagttcatgtcctggttgctccacttccgacccagctccctgctaatggcctgggaaagcagtagaagatggcctaagtgcttgggcccctgcacccacatgggagaaccagaagaagctcctggctcctggctttggcctggcccagccctggccattgggaatatttggggagtgaaccagcagatgggagggctttctgtaacttcttcaaataaataaataaatctaaaaaaaaaaaaaaaaaaaaaaatttcactctAATCTTACTACTTGGAGATAACCTTTGCTGTCCTCACATATTAATACTCACCTATCTATCTAAATGacacaatatattttatatagaaaaGAACATTTCAAACCTACAAAATAGATAATATAATAAAACACCACCCAGATTCAATGATTATCAATATTTTGCTACaagagctggtgctatggcatagcgggtaaagcagctgcctcccatgtcagcatcccatataggtcagAAACGCTACTCCATTCTTTCAGCTGGTCTAAATGCTGCTCATTTTACAAGGCTTGGCTTAAAGGTTACCTCCTACTCAAAGCTTTTTCCCTAAATGCCATAGCTAATTCAACTGTCCTGTGTGTTCCTCAAGTCTGCATACCCAGAGATTCAGCACAGTGCCATGGCCTCCAAGGCCGCTTTACCGGATTCCCTCTGAATTTGTGTTTCGGCAGGCTATAACTTACTGGTTGCAAAGTCTGGGTCAGTGTCATCAGCACTGTTGCCATCACTTCCTTCCCGAGAAGTCTTCCTCTGCTGCAGCTGAGCTTTGGATGCTGCCCTCCGCTTCCTGTTAGCCCCACAAACACCATCTTCCTCCGTGATCTTATCCAAATCTTTAGAAGATGAATAAAAGtcagtggaagacctcttccAACAGCAAATATTTTGGGAATAGCAGAATGGACACTGTTACGTCTGTTGCTTTTATCTGCCCAGGTTTGTCCCTCCCCTGCTTCTAGTAATCGATTTTGTAGTCCAATCTGGGTCAAATACCGTACATCAGTACCCTGGCAACAGAAGCTGGTTTTAAGCATTAGCtcaagacctgaactgagtttttGCCCAAGAATTTTCAAACTGCAACTGGGAAGATGCAGTCTGTTCTGGGGTCAATTACTGAAGGCTAAAAGTGGATGAGAACAAGGCTAGAAACAAAGACACAAAGGCCAGGAGGTGAAGAGGGTCTTTCACAAATTTAAACACCTTGGTTCTAGCCAGTTTCAGGAATTTAAAGAAAAGTCAGAAAAACAGTATGGTTGAGAAGAAATCATTAATATAAAAAACTTACCTAAATAATCACTGGTCACACTGCAATTAGAGAGATGAGGAGACTTTTTCATTGTTTCTGTTTCACTACTGCCATATTTTtcaatgcctaaaaacaaagaataaaaaaggaaactcaGGCTTTACCTTAACCATCATATAGAActggggtggggaacatctggccctcAGGCTGCATGAGGCCTGCAAAAATCATTCAGTCTGCCCTGACTATGCAACGGCAGGTGGGACCTGAAAtccaataaatctacagcaagctaatttttaagctgttcATTTCGTATGGCCCACGAATGACATTATAAATATCCATTGGCTCTTGGCAGaataaaaggttccccacccttaATCTAGAGGTTAGAAGATTAGCATTAAAATATGATTGTatcgggctggcgccgcggctcactaggctaatcctccgccttgcggcgccagcacactgggttctagtcccggtcggggcaccgatcctgtcccggttgcccctcttccaggccagctctctgctgtggccagggagtgcagtggaggatggcccaggtgcttgggccctgcaccccatgggagaccaggagaagcacctggctcctgccatcggatcagcgcggtgcgccggccacagcgcgcctaccgcggcagccattggagggtgaaccaacagcaaaggaagacctttctctctgtctctctctcactgtccactctgcctgtcaaaatatatatatatatatatatatatatatatatatatatatatataattgtatctAGATAGAGACATATGATCCCACACACAGACTAGCTCAGGGACGGCCTGGAGAGGTTAGCATACGAGCATTCTGGGCTCTGAAATCACTTAGGTCCAGATTCAGGCTCCCACGTAAACTGGCTACGTGACAACAGGCAAGTTGCTTACCTTTGCTAAGACTTAATTTCCTCAGCTATAACATGGAGATAAAAAATAGAGTCACATAGGTTATTATGGGAGATTAAATATTGATCTCATGTGGAAATTGCTGGTTATGGTGCCCAACACACAAGAAATAGATACTAAATTTTAACAATCACTTCTGTGTAGGCAAATTTATGCTTTTTTTGGAATATAAGGATTCCCCAATCATTATAATAACCTTAAAATAAGCTAAAGCATTTTAACAAAGCTTTAAGTCATGATAATTGATACTAAATGCCAATGCCAAAAAGTACATCATCCACTGAGTAGTGACATTTCTAAGTGCTATGCTTTCTCAATGTCTTATAAGAGATGGATTTCAATTTCTCAACTGTAGATATAATACATGACAATTAGCTTTcaaagattcttccattttgattattaaACATCTCTCTAATCtaactgtttcatttttaaatatgaggCAGTATTGATTTCAAAAACAcacatacaggccggcgccgcggctcactaggctaatcctccgccttgcggcaccagcacaccgggttctagtcccggtcggggcaccgatcctgtcccggttgcccctcttccaggccagctctctgctgtggccagggagtgcagtggaggatggcccaagtccttgggccctgcaccccatgggagaccaggataaacacctggctcctgccatcggatcagcgcagtgcgccagccgcagcgcgcctaccgtggcggccattggagggtgagccaacggcaaaaggaagacctttctctctgtctctctctctctgtccactctgcctgtcaaaaaaaaaaacaaacaaacaaaaaaaaacaccacacatACAAAACTCTAGTTATACCCCTAAATAAGATAATGGGCTAAAACATCTCCCTTTATAAGAGAACTGAAGTCCAATTTAATCCAAAAAGCATTTTGGCAGCTTGAGCATCTTTTCCAGGAATAATGATTTGTCTTTCCAGAATGTCAACATTACCATCTGCTGCTGCATAGCTgccagaaaaatcaaagaaaatccaGAGTCATTCAAGTCATTTTCTAAATCTACTGAACTTAATAGCCAAATTAGCACTTTTAACCTTCtagtataataaaaattatcattattaGGTTATTAACTGGAGAAAAAGCAGCAGATTGTTAGTACTGGATACATCAATTCATTTGATCAAGAAATTAAATTTTCACTTTAAACCAAGATGGACTTTGAACATGTAGGCTCCTAGTCCACATCCTGGAGCTTCGAGTGTTAAGCAGAGATGCTTGTATGTTTGTATGAAATTTATGAAGCTGAATAAAGAATTAAATCCGACTGTATGCTTGGCAAATTGACTATTTACAGTTCCAAGTCTTCAAAGCTTGTTCTTTCCCTTGTGAAAACTCATCCAAAGAAATGATTACAAGAGCAATAAGGAAGTTTTCAAGGTTAATGTATAGGAAATTTACTTTTGTCTGGAGACGTCCGCACTCCAGTGGTGACTGTCGGATGTTCCTTCACTGATAAGGCTAGTGCAACTTCTAAGTCTCTCTGGTACAGCTTATCATCTAAAGCCATcctgaaatagaaataaaaacgaGTTTTCAAAAACATCAAGCTAACTAAATAGCAAAGTTTGAGATTTTCCTAAATAACTATTTAAGAGTTGctaatttcataaaaatt
This window contains:
- the RAD51AP1 gene encoding RAD51-associated protein 1 isoform X2; this encodes MSRNKTSHSKRKPLKKGERMALDDKLYQRDLEVALALSVKEHPTVTTGVRTSPDKSIEKYGSSETETMKKSPHLSNCSVTSDYLDLDKITEEDGVCGANRKRRAASKAQLQQRKTSREGSDGNSADDTDPDFATSEDSADDSDYGESDDNDEDFTMRKSKVKEIKKKEVKVKSPVEKKEKNSKSKCNALVTSVDSAAAAVKSEPQPSPKQVSLSSEAARKPLQICSPSAESKRPKWVPPAASGSSSSRSSPLAGATVKSPNQSLRLGLSRLARVKPLHPGATTG
- the RAD51AP1 gene encoding RAD51-associated protein 1 isoform X1, producing the protein MVRPVRHKKPVNYSQFEDSDSDDDFVSATIPLNKKSRTTPKELKQDKPKSNLKNVQKQDIPLQEKTPKKRMALDDKLYQRDLEVALALSVKEHPTVTTGVRTSPDKSIEKYGSSETETMKKSPHLSNCSVTSDYLDLDKITEEDGVCGANRKRRAASKAQLQQRKTSREGSDGNSADDTDPDFATSEDSADDSDYGESDDNDEDFTMRKSKVKEIKKKEVKVKSPVEKKEKNSKSKCNALVTSVDSAAAAVKSEPQPSPKQVSLSSEAARKPLQICSPSAESKRPKWVPPAASGSSSSRSSPLAGATVKSPNQSLRLGLSRLARVKPLHPGATTG